The DNA sequence GACAGACTCTCAACAAGCCAGTCTTGTTCAGCAAAGAGAGTGGGAGGTGTGAGTCaaaggaggaaaaaggaaaCTGCAGCTGTCCAGTCTTAGACGTCAAAACAGCGCAGCATTCCTCCTCATTATTTTGGGTTTGTTAGTTATGAAAAACACTGACATTTGATTGGTTCATTTGTCATCATGTGATGTAAACAGTTCCCGACTATTACGGGAAGCCTTCTGGGTGTGTAggtgtttctcttctctcactCCTCATACTGTCGTCATTATGATATAATATAGTttaataatagtttattaaaaGACACGTGAGGATTAGTCTTTATAGATAAATGGAATAGAAGTACAATCTGGAATTCAGAATAAacggtaaattaaaaaaaacaagcaaatgttTAAGAACTTGTACCTTAATCTTATTTGatcaatttcctttttttttttttttaaagacccttaaaataatttgataacattttacgttaaaaaatgactcattcgattcaattttattcattcttttccttttaaaataaaaatcctcTCATTAGTTACATGACTATACAGCCCAAGGTTCACACAGGCATGGAAAATCTTGAAGTCATGGAATATCAAACCCTTGTTTTCAAGGCCTGGAAAAGTCCCCATAATGCAACCTAacctcatttattttctgtagctGTTGACGTAGCTATGACACATGTAACCTGTTTTCTACCACTTACTGTTCATATTTTCCTTCCCGCATGCTGTCCCTCCCTCCATTTATGCCACCTAGTTCAAATTGTTTGAATTCTGATATGTTTGACAGAGCCAGACCCATATGGGGTTTTTGAGATCGATGCAATACTTATTTTAGAGGGGGAGAATTCATCGATAACCGATATGGTGACTGATACAGTAATTATTTTAGCTGGAATGAAGATAGATATTTTTTGTGGATTGagcactgatttttcaccactctgcaaatgtacacaAAGAGCTACTTTATCATACATAAAACtttatgaaataatatttaacagttATAATTATACATGCAATTGAtaacattgtcagccaattctataaatgctagctgagaaaataaagaataaataggaataaaatgaatagctaaataaacattactgatcagtttcagtcaattgctgactatttaaaaaaagaataaagccCTTTCTCAAGAacaccaagcaacattttcagcattatatattgtgtaaaaaagttttcatgatgGCACATGTCAGACAGAATATATACTGATACTGATATAACTTTTAATAGGCCAATATCGTCAGATAATATCCGTCAACcaatatatctgtcgggctctaatgTTTGAATAATGTGTGGCCAGGTGGCCAGAGtacatttaatatttcatgACTCTCCAATGACATCATGGACATTTTatcatgaaaattaaaaattttgcCCGTTAACGTGTGGGAACCATAAACTGTATTTGTTCAGCCACCACTTTTTATTGCCTTATTCGCACATAGTGATGCtgcttacttttattttgaaaactacATTAAAACGATACATTGGAATGTAATAACAGCGGTTATGTGTGATGGAGAGAAAGAACAGCAATAGGAGTGTTTACATTTAGTGGTTTGGAGTAATAATGCTCAACACTGCAGTTTCATTCACAAACTGCTTGAATTATGTTACCATAGTGAAATGTCCTgatgcagcacatacacagagACTAACCCCCTCTTCAGGTCTCCAGTAGCCACATGTCTTTTACACTGAAAGGGTGAACAACAGCAGGCTGATAGCGGTCCCACCCACACACCAGTTAACACATTAGTCATTTCAGAAACCCCCAGTTCAAAGCTTTCATGCTACTACGATGTGAAACTTGAGTCTCACACATTGTTGGTCTCACTGTACAGTACGTGTGCTCACTCACTCCATCAGCTCACACTTGTTCTGTTCTGTTACGACCTTTACCGGCACACTGACTCCACATCAGCGTGGCTCATGTCAGAACAGCTCGGCCCTATATATCACTGATGTGTCTGCACTATCTGTGGCTTCAGGTGCCGTATCCTGTTCCTGTCACACAAAGCTCGAGCTGACACTTCAGTTTGATGGTTGGGAAGATGTGTATTCCAACTTCAGACCTGTGTTGCCTGTGGATTAACTCAGGAGGAAGGAAGTTAAAAAAGAGTTAAAGCCACACTATCTGCAGTCAGGTTACTCCCTCCCCccgtaaatatgacaaaccaaaTACTATCTGACCTgtgatctctgtgtgtgtgtgtgtgtgtgtgtgtgagtgagtgtgagctACTCCATGGCTGCAGCCCAAGAGTATCCTGTCAACAGGAACTCCTGGATTTGATATGCACCCGCCTCTGGCCACAGAAGGAAACTGATTTATTTGTAGTGTGTGTTCAGTGGTTTTATCTCTTGTGTCACCCACACGTATGTTCTGAGGTTCAACATTGATCCGCACCCAGAAAGACCCCCCTCTGAGGGAATGTCATTTTAATACAGGCGTCTGCATTAGATTTTTAACAAGAATTAGGTGAGAAATACAGCTGattataaaaactgaaaatcattatttctttctccctatttaaaaaaacaaacagaaaaggaAGTGTTGTTTGTAGGACCGTGCCACTCTGGCATGCTTAGAAATTCAGAGGAAAGTAAACACGTGTGTAACATTATACTGCCGAACAGGTTAGATAAGATTGTCAGGTGAAGGTTTCCTTGTtcactagaaaaaaaatctgaagttGCCAAATCTCTCTTAGTCACCTGCATGTATGTAGTCAACATGACAACTTAGAAATTGTTTTCCTCGAATGGTTGCAAAGGATTTCTTAGTTTGATTAACTTAGTTCCCATGTGAATTCAACCCAACTTACCTATATAAAAATAACCATcaagaatgaaaataatcaggACCTACAGAGTGACTTATTTTGAAGGATGGTGAGTTTAGTTTGTTCGTTATCTGTCAGTGGAaagtgttgttttgttgtgaggCCGGTTTAAGTAGTTAGTGGTGTTGAaatgctcctctctctctctctctctctctctctctctctctctttctttcacgGGGCTCAACTTGCAATCAAGGAGGAGCCGAGAGTCCTCCGGGGCTTCTCCTGGAACCTGCTCTTCAAATATAAAGAGCTCCCCCCATCCACCAGGAAAGACTGAATCATAACTCACaaggagaagctgctgctgcctgaGCATATCTTCTCAAACCAGTGCTGACACCAGACTGTAGCCTGTAGCTCCAGTGATCCACTCAGTGTGTGAAACAccgctggatttttttttccacctgtaATTTCCAGCTGTTTAGTCCAGTGATCCTACACAGAGAGCATAACTTGTcagtgagagacagagtgagaagCGCATCTGATAAGTTTTTGGAGAGGAGAGAGCGCGCAGATGGCAGCCCTCATCAGCGCGTACTCGTCGTGGCCGGAGTCCTTCGAGTGTCCTCCAGGAGACGGGGACGTGCCCGACGGACATGGCCCGCACAGGACCCCCGTGGACAAGGCGCCGGAGCCAAGGATCAGACGGCCCATGAACGCGTTCATGGTGTGGGCCAAAGATGAGCGCAAACGGCTGGCGGTTCAAAACCCGGACCTGCACAATGCCGAGCTCAGCAAAATGTTGGGTGAGAAGttatttaaagattttattcattattatttgtcttatttatcttattattattattattgttattattattattattactattattattatttttgctttttactaTTGTTGTCATGATTATTGCTGCTACTTTTTAACGGTCCACTCGGTTAATTCCCCTCAGGCCTCGGCTGTTTTACTGAAGTTTTcaacttgttaaaaaaaaaggataaatagGCCTacatcaaataaaatagactattttctttaaaaaaaaagtttagtgtTACAGAAAGAAAACGAGTGCACGTGTTTAATCGCAGTTGCTCATTAAGTTAGACCAAAATCGATCACGTAACTTATGATAGTGTGCAGCGCGTCGCACAAATCCGCAGAATTTAAAAGTTAACGTCTCTGTAAAACCGTAAAATTCGTTATGACCATaaacacagaacagaaacaaaggacagaaatgtttcattttgggTTGGATTTAGGCTTCCTGGATTAGTGCTTTAATGTTAAGCTCAAAATCTGGCATTCTCGCACGGAAATCATCTTAAACCAAATTCTCAGCAATACATGCAATATAAgctttaataaatacaaatacaatccGCACTTGTAATTATCTTAAAGTAAGGCATTTATTACACTGATTTAATTGAATCAAAGTCAACTCAAACAAAGTACTTGTAAAGTAAATGACAATGATTTGAGTTGTTTTAAAGTAAGGGGagacttattttattattcttgttCTGTTTCACAGTGCTTCTtaactttgttttaatttttaaaaacatgttgaaatcccacaataattcattttaattcaatatcTTAATTATCCAATGGACATGTATAAGccttaaactttaaaaatgattgagaacatttttatgtgtattttgcaATATGTATGAATTCTCACTGTGTATGAAAATATTCtgggctttttatttatttagttataacagactttaaatatgaaataataaaaaggtgGCAAGGTACATTTCAAATTAATGTGTTGCAACCTTTTGAGAtttatagtttttcttttttttaaaatctgtctttttttcttgtaggcaAGTCCTGGAAGGCCCTGACTCCCCCTGATAAGAGGCCCTATGTGGAGGAAGCGGAGAGGCTCCGGGTGCAGCACATGCAGGACTACCCCAACTACAAGTATCGGCCTCGCCGGAAGAAACAGCTCAAACGCATCTGCAAGCGAGTGGACCCTGGCTTCCTCCTGAGCGGGCTGGCCCCTGATCAGAACGCCCTGCCCGACCAGCGAGCCCTCTGCCACCCCCTCGACAAAGACGAGGGCAGCCCTAATGGCATCAGAAGCGGGTTCTCCAGCCCCAGCCCTGCTCTGCCCAGCGTCCGCAGCTTCAGAGACCCAGCCGGGTCCAACAGCAGCTTTGACACCTACCCCTACGGCCTGCCCACCCCCCCTGAGATGTCCCCCTTAGACGCCATGGACCACGAGCATGTACCCCCCTCTTATTACTCCACATCTGGTAGTTCCTCCTGCTCTTCTTCCTGCCCAGATGACCACCACCAGAATCAGACACACATGGGCAGCCCGCCCCCTTACCACACTGACTACACTCAGACCCAAATCCACTGCGGGGGCACACACATAGGTCACATCTCTAACATGTCCCAACCTGGAGGCGGCGGCGGCGGACTGATCCCCGGCCATCCACTGTCCTACTACAGTACCTCATCTTTCCCACAGATTCACCATGGGCTCCATCAGGGCCACCTGGGACAGCTGTCCCCTCCACCAGAGACACAGGCTCACCTGGAGACTCTGGACCAGCTGAGCCAGGCCGAGCTTCTGGGTGAGGTGGACCGCAATGAGTTTGACCAGTACCTGAACTCCAATGGGACCGGGTTCCATCCTGAGCAGGGCAGCAGCATGACTGTCACAGGACACATCCAGGTGGCTTCCGCCGCTACTGCTTCCGCCAGTAGCACCACAGAAACCAGCCTCATTTCAGTGCTTGCAGACGCTACGGCGGCTTACTACAACAACTACGGCATCTCGTAAGCACCCGTTACACTTGTGGCTGATCAGAGACACTACATGGTTTAAAATGGGTGAAGAAATCTGGGGCGATGTTGCACTTGGGTGCGAGTATGGGAAATATTTCTCTCTCATCTGTAATTTCAAATCCCATATTAGCATCAATGAGCAACATCATCCCAACACCTGAACCTTGAACTGATTACTGAGCAATATGATTGTCTGGAGCCGAGCAAAGAACAATTGGAGGAATATGAAGAAAGGGAGATGGACAACTCAGGGATGCAGACACAAAATACTATAGTATGCCACCTCCAGTTGTCATGACATTTCTAAACCAGAAGAACAATCGTAAAGACTTGTCGTCCACTTGTAAATGTCACCAGTTACTGTTGCCACTGCGGCATGTACAGAAGCTCTTTAGAAGCTAATTTAAGTCCTTTGATGTTTCGCATAAATGCTAACTGTAATGCTATTATCGACGCTTTCCATTTCGAatgtttgtattatatgttcTCGCTCTCATTAGCTTGGGAGTCTTACCTCAGTAGTTGTAATTGGATGAGGTTTTAGTTGGACATTTCTTATGcaatttaacaaaaacagtgtATAATGGAAGAAAAAAGGCGTTTATACTTCTTCTCAAGTacttaataatatataatcataACCTCTAcgatgaaaaataataatggtAACTATAACTGTATGCTGATTTAGGTTTGTGAAagacaataatttaaaaataaagttcaaTTTTTATATTAATGCAGTTCCTACTTTGATAATGCACCCACAGACAACATACCACAACTATTCATTTCTACTCATATACATAACATctaattaatatattaaaactcttgaattaaaaaaaaatgaaaagaaagggtttttttccccaggtTTTCACACACAGCTGAGGAAAAATAGCATATGCTGTTTGTCCATCTTTAATTCAGTGTCACACCATTTTTTCGACGATTTTGGGCTCTGTCTTGCTGCAAGTGTCCCATTCTGACACCCACTCCCATGCTCGCTTTTTTCCACCCTCCATCACATCATCCTTCTCCATGCGTCTCCTCTCGCTTTCATTTCATCCCGGTTCAGAGGATTAGTGTAAAACAGGCACAGCCGTCGCCACCCGCCTCCATCTCAACCGTCCCTTTGTTTTCCCGGAGTCTTATTCTGGGTGCCATTCTTAGGCACTCCGGACCCCACTGCCACCCCCACCCCCTCACCCTCGTGTTCTATCTTGCTGATGCAGACCTTTCGTAATctgtgcagaataaataaaaaaataaatcccagGGCTTCGTTGACTGTTTTACACCCTcctcatttttctctcttttttaaaaaaaaaacccctctcctctccactcctCCCCTCTCACCCTCTCTGTTCTcttgaatttttctttttcgaTAAAAGGAATTCAGGGGGCTTTTGACAAATCCTGGAGTCTGGCTGgtcttcctgcatttttttgGGAACGGTTGAGTCGTGCTTCTTGTAAAGAGGATGTGGCGGAGGAGCGGTGTTTCCTGACTGATAAGGGAAAAGCCTCTCTCCGTCAGGATGTTTGGGCCTGGCTGGGCCCTGCATTAAAGAGCCAGAGAGAGGGAAGGGAACCCGCTGTTCAGCAAGCGGGAGGAAACACTGCCGTGCTGATTAGCATCTAACTTACCCGTCTTTACATACCCACCACTTTTCAGGAGAGGCTTTGTTAACCTGGCCTGTCGTACCTTGACCACAGATTCACCACAAACATCCACACAGCACTCTTTCATACTCTAAAACCAGGAAACTCTTGTTCCTAAAATAACCTTTCTTTGATCCAACCATGATCGTGTGCTTTTGACACACCTTGTGATTAAACCGACCAGAATGACAACATTCATCAAGTCCCGGTGTTTGTAGCTACCCGATGTCATGCTCATTTCTTTGGGGTTAGATCATTACCCTTTGTGCCTGCAGGGGTTCAAAACTCCGCGGAGGGTCCATTTGTGTGCTACCATATTTTGGATGAGGGAGCGGGCCGGGTGGCGCCCCAGGCATGCGGGGTGAGAAAGTATTCTGTGGTTGTCAGGGTCAGCTTAGGGTGCTGCGGCAGACTCCCTTGGTAAAGACGCCCTGTAATGTCTCAACAATCATATCCACTACCTCAGGGTAGGACACTGTAACACGGACAAGGACAAAGACTCAAGAAAGCATCATCACATTAGGATCAGACTAGGACACACAAGAAGACGGTAGACTGGAGCATACATGGCAGCATTTCACCGCCATATTATATTATTCCAATAGGCTTTGGTAGTTCAATTTATCTCACATACAAATGACCCAGAGAGTCATTATGGCCACTATAGGGGTTTAGACAAACACTAAAAATACGAAAAACAGTCTGTCAACTTGATGACggtgcatttttttaacagttcaTTTAGCTGAAACCATAAATCACCACCtcaatttttaaaatcaaaattgGCAACatacggtcacccataaagttgtaataattttgttttcagacacattccttttaattgtggtttcattttcattgtgatatgtttggaagagattggttaataaagttttgagaagatatacactttatctggcagtaataataaatcacaatgtCACAATCATATCAAGGAatgagttaaaaatattttattccaactttatgggtgaccgtgtagaTTTGGCTCATCAAACTCAAAATACATGTTACATATTTACACAGTGGCTGATATAATAAGCAATAATATGCATTTCCTACAAAAATCAGATATAATCgcactgcagtttttttttcttatctgtaGTTCTCCTTATCAATCTAGATTTTTGTTTTGGTGAGAGTTGCCAAGtgatggtgtttttttaattggccATAGCGAtgccttgttgtgagcagttttatGCAGGAACTATGGGAGTAAGGTAATATACACGAAACTGCTCTAAGTAAGGTCTGTGGACACTGTTGTTTAGTTCTCCAAAATTTATTTCTTTTGCAGTTTTAGCACCACACACAATCTAGTTTGGTTATATTTgaaagaaggcagacatctctacggtTGATCCCTCCAACATTTGGCAACTCACATCAAAACAATATAGACTGATAAATTGctctacaggtaagaggaaaaaggatttttgggtgaactgtccctttaaatgtgATCAACCCCCTTATTAAAGTGCCTTTGTATGGATAGGTAAACAACATTAAGCACACGCAGTGGCCAATGATACACTACTACACATCTCCTGTGCAACAAAATCCctactgcaaaataaaaaaaaaagctatttttttaactgaGATTTAAGGATGCTGTGACTTAAGTTTTCGGGAAGTGAGGGCAAAACACTCAACTTGTCAGCCTCAATCCTTTCCCCTCTAGCAGTTGACTCATCGTCATTGTAACCTTTAGTCAGAGGCGTCTGCTGAAAACCTGACACAGCCGTCGCTGCTGTTTTAGCTGCAATAAATCAACAAGAACGGAAAGAGAAAATAACATGTCAACAAACACTGGCGTGACACTGTTGCGACCGCATacacttttcattttatatacaTAGGCGCTTGCTGGGATTATCTGTAAATCCTCATTTTCTTTGAGAAGGAGGACTTTAATTTGCCTAATTGaatatttcacacattttcagGATCACAAGATTTACAATATTTGCGACTATAAGGACATAGGCTGAACAAACAAAAGCGCCTCCTCCTGTTATTTCTCTCTGATTGCTGACTGGCTCAGTTCCAGTCTCAGGTCAAGCCTGTGGAATGAGTCTGTCAGGTAGTCTGTTATGTTTCCTATTTCCTCCTCTGCCGTCATGTCACTTCCCTGGGCAAACAAACAACTCGGTGGGTCTAACTCAACACCAACTGTCAAGGTAACAACGTAAAGGCTCAGTGTGTGTGGACGGGGTGCGGAGGCTTGCACAGCTGTGTAAAGTATTATCCATCTGCTGGGACCGAGGTGAGCCGTGATCACTTTAAATATCGTGTGGAGGAGGCTGACTGTCTGGTTGGTCCAGCATCTATTGTGTAGCCGGCGAGGGAGCATCCAATCACGTCACATTTGGAGGTTGACCATTCGTGTTATATGATGTTATTTGCGTATTAAGTGTAGGTCAAGAGGAAGTGGCTGATGTGACTACGTGACTAAGGCATATAATGCTTCAGACTGAGATGCCCTTTAAACCTACATCCTATAGATACTATAGGTCATTGTGGGTTTGACTTAGCTTTTCTTCTGGTTTACTTTAAGATTATAAAACATTGCAAACATATGCAGCTGCACAtatgacaattattttcatttagatGCAGCAAAGTGATCATTCAAAGTGATCCTTAGGGAATAATCACGTCTTTCCTGTTAAGCCTTGCAAATAGAAAACAACAAACCCATTACAACCTCCTCATCACAGTAAATGCAGTGAACTTTACACCAAATTAAACTAGTCTGTGCGACGGATAAAGACACACTTACATCAGTAAATGTTGTCGGAGTGCATTTCCAGTTGGAGTGTGTTACAGCAGCATAATAACCTGTTTACAATTTGTACTTGGCCCTAAATCTGGCCAAGGAGGaaaagaaggagggagaaaaaaaagcatgcacacacatctcACAGCAAGGGATTATGGGTGCAGCTATTCTTCATCTCATTGTGGCTCAACAACAGGCAGAGTGTGGGGTGGCAGGCAGGCGTGTACGTCGCCGGACGAAGAATGGACCAGACTCGTCGAGGGACAGGTGCCATGTGGCAGAGGATGTGCGGGGACACAGATGGGGACCCCTGGAAAACTTGGGGGACTGTACGAGCAGCCAAGGGCCTCCCACCCGTACCTGTGCTGTGAATGCTGCAGCTGAACGGGATCCGGCACCTGTTCTAAGCAGATACAGGCGACCGGCAAAAGCGCAGAGGGAGGCCAGCACATGGCTGCCAACCCGGGGAAGGAGAAGGCTAGATTTCCATTTACCCATAAGCGCGGCCTGATTACCAAATCGGCACAGGCGGTAAAGCTTGTGCTCCACTGCAGGATGTGCAAAAAAGGATTGAGAAATGTCCAAAACTATGTGCGTTTCACTAAACTCCACACTTTGATAAGAGCGTTGTGGTTGTGTATTAAAATATTTCACTCAAAGTAGAATGTGCACAGAAAAGTCAAGAAGTGTTAACACTTATAAAATAGCACagatgtattatttttaaaacaagtCATGCAAAATTGTAGTGGATGTCCTATTTTTGCCGCCTGGCTCGCATcgttcccctcctctctctttaaTAGCATGGCCCGCACTGGTCTATGTATGCTGCAGCGCTATCTGGCTTGTTTTTGACTGCTGCAGATTCTCCCAGGGGTGGTGTAACTCTTCACCTCAATGTGGAGGAGGATGTTCCTATTGTGCTTCCTAATTGCAATGTGGTTGTTCCATTTAAGAGATAGAACATCCTTATCTGTTCCGCGTGTGATCCCGTATTGTGGGAATAACTGGAGGAGGCATTACGTGTTTTCTGATTCGTGTTTCAGTTgagataattataatattttctcttaataattttcattttctgacaattttgtTTAAGACTGGGATGGGGCGTGCAGTTAAAGGATATGGCTAATTCCTGCAAAGTTTCCACACTTGTGGAAAACATGAGCTAATACCATGTCTGAACATTTAGGAGTTTTGGGAGATGGCTCTTTAAAAGGGCTACATGTCTTTGATCTGAAGTCATTCCCCATCTTTTTCCATTTTAGTGCCCATGCACACACTGCCATCGAGGCTCCGGCCCCCATCGCCCTGCACCAACACAGTTTACTCAGCATGCATCCTGAAATGCAGACGCACTAATGATTTAGATGAGTGATGTTATAAGTTCAGCGGTGTGAGAGAGCCCCTTTTAACAGCTACTGTGGACGATAGACAAAGCAAACCACCGGGCTGCCTGATGACAGCTGGTGAGAAACTCATTAAGTTATCATTAAGTTTTGTATATTTCAGCAAATATCATTCATAAAACCAGCGTGAACATCATTTATAAGACATATCAGATCGTGAAGTTCATTAAATAACTTAATATACTATCCGACAGTGAAATAGATTTGCACTGCAATTTGCTGATCCAGTCAGTAGCACTAAATAACATAGtcattttaacaataaaaacattttgtatctAGATTACAAATTACTTTGAAATCTAAAATCacatattatttaaatatggcattcctaaaacattttttatttattttctttactgtGAACAGCTTTAGAATATTAGAGTTCtctaattaaaaaaacccaaaccaaCTACTTTTGATTTACAATTTTATTGTTTGGGAGTAAtcaattttgtttttcaactttttttttgcagaagttTGCAGTAGTTCAACTTCATCCACATTTGCAAGGTGATTCAAGTAGCCTAGTTATATTATTTATCTGGCCATTTTTGTAGCTAACTGCTTAAAACAaatcctcatcctcctcatctctTTCCCTCTTCCTGGATACTCTAGGAAGTAGATCCTTGTCTTTTCTGAGGTTATCTACTCCTCTTCCTCATTCAGTCTCATCTTGGATATTTCAGGAAGTGGATCCTTGTCTTCTTTGAAATGTCATCCTTATCTTCCGCATCCATTTATCTATTCTTGGAGGCTCCCGGaagtatcaatcaatcaatcagactttatttgtatagcacttttcatacaagagagatgaaAGTAGATCCTTCTCTTCTTTAACTTCATCATCATCCTAATCCCCTTCTCTCTTTTTGAAAACTTGTGAAGGAAGTgagttttcttcttcattttctggTGTGAAATCATTCTCATCACTGTCCCCACTTTGACAGGAGATgtcccagctgctgctgctgtcagcatTGCTGTTTGCAAAAAAATTCCACCATCTGAAATCTCTTTGCTCCTTTCCATCTTCTGAATAGTGCTGCCTGAATCCACCAGGCAGTGTGTCTGGTTGTTCAACCTGCTGGTTGATTCCAACCTCCCTTTCAACCTAAGCAGTCACTCCAACATGCTTAACATTACGATTGTTGAGGTCACTGCGATCCAAGGGGAAGTCTAAAGGTACTGGTATAATCACCCCGAATATAGGTTGCCTAAAGAACAAGTGGATGTTTTGTTGTCTGTCTCCTTGTTCGTTCATCTTCACTGGTTAGTAGTTGTGTTGATTGAACAAAAGTGAGCTGGTCTGTAATCTGCAGAGCAGTTACAAACTTGTAGTTGCTGTTATGAAACAAAGGTATATCTGAAATATTTATCTTCTTGtcactgttgtgtgtgtgtgtctggctttatatttattttctaatcacCTCAGTGTCTTAGATAACCATTAGCGGCGTTAGCTAGTCAATCGGTATTGCACCAATGTTAGCATGATTTTCACAGCTTAGCCAACGTTAAGTCACTTTGGCTCAGCATAAGCTGGAAAGGAGTGAAAGCTGacagaggagaaataaaaattaactgATGAAAAGCAAAGAGGAACGAGCTAAACTCTGTAGATCTTAACATACACTCCTCATAAACCTGACTgtggttttctttcttttaatacCCAGCTAGGCTAATGTTGGCTGACTGGCTAACTTCAGTATTTTAAGATACAGGGCTGactataaaaatgatttaaaacaacatgttattattaaattaatggtAAATATGATAAGCTAACTGTGTCAAATGAAGTAACTAACTTAAGGATAAAAAGCACTGCAATGTGATCACTGGAGACTAAGCTAACATTACTGTTTACTTGACAGGAAGTAAATAAACGTGCTCTTTGTAAAACGGATACAAGTGGTCCATttgtctgacaaaaaaaaaggaattttcaGATGCCATGGGCTCTGGAAAATTGTTATCAATcttatcaataaataaaatactttttggctctaattcatatttaaaagtattttaataCCCAGCTAGTTGGCTGACTGG is a window from the Centropristis striata isolate RG_2023a ecotype Rhode Island chromosome 18, C.striata_1.0, whole genome shotgun sequence genome containing:
- the sox7 gene encoding transcription factor SOX-7, which gives rise to MAALISAYSSWPESFECPPGDGDVPDGHGPHRTPVDKAPEPRIRRPMNAFMVWAKDERKRLAVQNPDLHNAELSKMLGKSWKALTPPDKRPYVEEAERLRVQHMQDYPNYKYRPRRKKQLKRICKRVDPGFLLSGLAPDQNALPDQRALCHPLDKDEGSPNGIRSGFSSPSPALPSVRSFRDPAGSNSSFDTYPYGLPTPPEMSPLDAMDHEHVPPSYYSTSGSSSCSSSCPDDHHQNQTHMGSPPPYHTDYTQTQIHCGGTHIGHISNMSQPGGGGGGLIPGHPLSYYSTSSFPQIHHGLHQGHLGQLSPPPETQAHLETLDQLSQAELLGEVDRNEFDQYLNSNGTGFHPEQGSSMTVTGHIQVASAATASASSTTETSLISVLADATAAYYNNYGIS